The following are from one region of the Cervus canadensis isolate Bull #8, Minnesota chromosome 23, ASM1932006v1, whole genome shotgun sequence genome:
- the MC2R gene encoding adrenocorticotropic hormone receptor has translation MKHILNLYENINSTARNNSDCPAVILPEEIFFTVSIVGVLENLMVLLAVAKNKSLQSPMYFFICSLAISDMLGSLYKILENVLITFRNMGYLEPRGSFESTADDVVDSLFILSLLGSICSLSVIAADRYITIFHALQYHRIVTPHRALIVLTVLWAGCTGSGITIVTFSHHVPTVIVFTALFPLMLAFILCLYVHMFLLARSHARRTSSLPRANMRGAVTLTVLLGVFIFCWAPFVLHVLLMTFCPADPYCACYMSLFQVNGVLIMCNAVIDPFIYAFRSPELRVAFKKMVICNWYQ, from the coding sequence ATGAAACACATTCTCAATCTGTATGAAAACATCAACAGTACAGCAAGAAATAACTCGGACTGTCCTGCTGTGATTTTGCCAGAAGAGATATTTTTCACAGTATCCATTGTCGGAGTTTTGGAGAACCTGATGGTCCTTCTGGCTGTGGCCAAGAATAAGAGTCTTCAGTCACCCATGTACTTTTTCATCTGCAGCTTGGCTATTTCTGATATGCTGGGCAGCCTGTACAAGATTTTGGAAAATGTTCTGATCACGTTCAGAAACATGGGTTACCTCGAGCCTCGAGGCAGTTTTGAAAGCACAGCAGATGATGTGGTGGACTCCCTGTTCATCCTCTCCCTCCTCGGCTCCATCTGCAGCCTGTCTGTGATCGCTGCTGACCGCTACATCACAATCTTCCACGCTCTGCAGTACCACCGCATCGTGACCCCGCATCGCGCCCTCATCGTCCTGACAGTCCTCTGGGCAGGCTGCACGGGCAGTGGCATCACCATCGTGACCTTCTCCCATCACGTCCCCACGGTGATCGTCTTCACAGCGCTGTTCCCGCTGATGCTGGCCTTCATCCTGTGCCTCTACGTGCACATGTTCCTGCTGGCCCGCTCCCACGCCAGGAGGACCTCCTCCCTTCCCAGAGCCAACATGAGAGGGGCCGTCACACTGACTGTCCTGCTCGGAGTCTTCATTTTCTGTTGGGCACCCTTTGTCCTTCACGTCCTCTTGATGACATTCTGCCCGGCTGACCCCTACTGTGCCTGCTATATGTCCCTCTTCCAGGTGAATGGTGTGTTGATCATGTGTAACGCCGTCATCGACCCCTTCATATATGCCTTTCGGAGCCCAGAGCTCAGGGTCGCATTCAAAAAGATGGTTATCTGCAACTGGTACCAGTAG